A genomic region of Desulfosarcina ovata subsp. ovata contains the following coding sequences:
- a CDS encoding FAD binding domain-containing protein: protein MKTFQHATVSSVTDAISILSKHGDNAKLMAGGTDLIGLLKSKATTNYPDVVVNIKPITGLDQIKQESGGLIIGALTRLSDIVDSEAIQDAYPILAEAAASVAMPQIRNVGTLGGNLAQETRCWYFRYPHSIGGRIMCKRKGEGACLAVKGDNRYHAIFGGKKCFAVCPSDMAVALAALDAEIQISGPRGERSVAVTGFYRPLGNVLETDEMITGIRVPRPAQNNRQVFIKHRVRDAIDFATVSVGLVVSMDAETVADARVVLGAVAPGPYRATEAEAALVGRELDQAVIGKAAEASVAGAVPLSGNAYKIEIAKTLVRRALRI from the coding sequence ATGAAGACATTCCAGCACGCAACGGTAAGCAGCGTGACCGATGCCATATCCATCCTTTCAAAACATGGCGATAACGCCAAATTGATGGCCGGTGGCACCGATCTTATCGGCTTGCTCAAAAGCAAGGCAACAACCAACTATCCGGACGTGGTGGTGAATATCAAACCCATCACGGGCCTGGATCAGATTAAACAGGAAAGCGGGGGGCTGATCATCGGTGCCTTGACCCGCCTGTCGGACATCGTTGATTCAGAGGCGATCCAGGACGCGTATCCGATTCTCGCCGAAGCCGCGGCTTCGGTAGCCATGCCCCAAATTCGCAACGTGGGCACCCTGGGCGGCAATCTGGCCCAGGAGACCCGCTGCTGGTATTTCCGCTACCCCCATTCCATCGGTGGCCGCATCATGTGCAAGCGCAAGGGGGAAGGCGCCTGCCTGGCCGTCAAGGGGGACAACCGCTATCACGCCATTTTCGGGGGCAAAAAGTGTTTTGCCGTCTGCCCGTCCGATATGGCCGTGGCCCTGGCCGCCCTGGATGCCGAAATCCAAATCAGCGGTCCCAGGGGCGAACGATCCGTGGCGGTAACGGGTTTCTATCGTCCGTTGGGCAACGTGCTGGAAACGGATGAGATGATCACAGGGATAAGGGTCCCCCGCCCGGCCCAGAATAACCGGCAGGTATTTATCAAGCATCGGGTACGCGATGCCATCGATTTCGCCACGGTCAGTGTGGGCCTGGTGGTGTCCATGGATGCAGAAACCGTCGCTGACGCCCGGGTGGTTCTGGGTGCGGTGGCGCCCGGGCCTTACCGGGCGACTGAGGCAGAAGCGGCTTTGGTCGGCCGCGAACTGGACCAGGCCGTCATCGGGAAAGCCGCCGAAGCCAGTGTGGCTGGCGCCGTGCCATTGAGCGGCAATGCCTACAAGATCGAAATCGCCAAAACACTGGTGCGCCGCGCACTGCGAATCTGA
- a CDS encoding xanthine dehydrogenase family protein molybdopterin-binding subunit, which translates to MSRGLRHIGKETARKDARDIVTGKARFFNDVQLPGMLHGKVLRSPHAHANLTRIDVDRARTMPGVRAVLTHTDIPRWEWGIPKHMPVLDDKVRFVGDAVALVAADTPDIAEAALELIDVEYETLPAVFDVEEAMTIDAPPLYPQYPNNTYPDEAPVYEPHLLQHLRLGDVEKGFAQADYIIEDTCGYEIFPNPLPPEPPGVIATWETPDCLTIYTPSQSIAFFRFIGIPFIDMADMRAISTQCGGSYGTKNANLTPVGYAAQLAKATGKPVKIYYTKEEHFHSYSMRLGSRVKAKVGIKKDGTVTAISGVWMVNTGSGSESGPFQIAVGLGEVQLNLRCANWDLAGKLVCTNRSPSGIVRGYGGQELESSILPIIGRALEKADIDPIDFFKKNSVKPGDGYFWREGNWWTYRGVDFNTAIDKGAEAFGWQEKWQGWGNPTAVNGTKRVGVGVGVHSNADVGEDSSEALIKLTPDGRAVLYCCVSEAGLGQRSSLCKMVAEVLDMPLERVDMSPPDTHLNPFEFGLMGSRGTYAVGSAVIAAAEDARQKLLEHAAIQLNVTAEQLETKNGKVHIIGRPEKKVPWHRILGLYRTITGKGRFEPDYSLCNFLMSFVEVEVDTETGQVSLTNVVNATDCGQIISPKVLNGQLHGAFGSAGLDTALFEESVLDEASGRMLNGNMVDYKWRTFTDLPNFTNVILETPIPSHRFKAVGVGEIATSPGPSAVLMAVYNAIGTRITSYPVTADKILNALGKIKEKGTT; encoded by the coding sequence ATGAGTAGAGGCTTAAGACATATCGGCAAAGAAACGGCGCGCAAGGATGCCCGGGACATCGTTACCGGCAAGGCCCGGTTTTTTAACGATGTACAGCTTCCCGGGATGCTGCACGGTAAAGTTCTCAGAAGCCCCCATGCCCACGCCAATCTCACCCGCATCGATGTTGACCGGGCCCGGACCATGCCCGGCGTGCGCGCCGTCCTGACGCACACGGACATCCCCCGCTGGGAGTGGGGCATTCCCAAACACATGCCGGTGCTGGACGACAAGGTCCGCTTTGTGGGCGATGCCGTGGCCCTGGTGGCGGCAGACACGCCGGACATCGCCGAGGCCGCCCTGGAACTGATCGATGTGGAATACGAGACCTTGCCGGCAGTCTTTGATGTGGAAGAGGCCATGACCATCGATGCGCCGCCGCTTTATCCCCAGTACCCGAACAACACCTATCCCGATGAGGCGCCGGTGTACGAGCCCCATCTGCTGCAGCACCTGCGCCTGGGGGATGTGGAAAAAGGGTTTGCCCAAGCGGATTACATCATCGAGGATACCTGCGGGTACGAAATTTTTCCCAATCCCCTGCCCCCCGAACCGCCCGGCGTGATCGCCACCTGGGAAACGCCGGACTGTTTGACGATCTACACCCCCTCCCAGTCCATCGCCTTTTTCCGGTTCATCGGCATCCCGTTCATCGATATGGCCGACATGCGCGCCATCAGTACCCAGTGCGGCGGCAGCTACGGCACCAAAAACGCCAACCTGACACCGGTGGGCTATGCCGCCCAACTGGCCAAAGCCACCGGCAAACCGGTCAAGATCTACTACACCAAGGAAGAGCATTTCCACAGCTACTCCATGCGCCTGGGCTCCCGGGTAAAAGCCAAAGTGGGCATAAAAAAAGACGGCACCGTTACCGCCATCAGCGGCGTATGGATGGTCAACACCGGTTCGGGCTCGGAGTCCGGACCGTTCCAGATTGCCGTGGGACTTGGCGAGGTGCAGTTGAACCTGCGCTGCGCCAACTGGGACCTTGCGGGCAAACTGGTCTGCACCAACCGCTCGCCGTCGGGCATCGTGCGCGGCTACGGGGGGCAGGAGCTGGAGAGCTCGATCCTGCCGATCATCGGCAGGGCACTGGAAAAAGCCGACATCGACCCGATCGACTTTTTCAAGAAAAACAGCGTCAAGCCGGGCGACGGCTATTTCTGGCGCGAGGGCAACTGGTGGACGTACCGCGGTGTCGATTTCAACACGGCCATCGACAAAGGGGCCGAGGCATTCGGCTGGCAGGAGAAGTGGCAGGGCTGGGGCAACCCCACCGCCGTCAACGGCACCAAGCGTGTGGGTGTCGGTGTGGGCGTTCACAGCAACGCGGATGTGGGCGAGGACTCGTCCGAAGCGTTGATCAAACTTACGCCGGACGGCCGGGCCGTGCTTTACTGCTGTGTGTCCGAGGCCGGACTGGGTCAGCGCAGCAGTTTGTGCAAGATGGTCGCCGAAGTCTTGGACATGCCTTTGGAACGGGTCGACATGTCGCCCCCGGACACCCATCTCAACCCCTTCGAGTTTGGCCTGATGGGATCCCGCGGCACCTACGCCGTGGGCTCGGCGGTCATCGCCGCGGCGGAAGATGCCCGGCAGAAACTGCTTGAGCATGCAGCGATTCAATTAAACGTTACGGCCGAACAGCTGGAGACGAAAAACGGAAAAGTTCATATCATCGGCCGCCCCGAGAAAAAAGTTCCTTGGCACCGCATTTTGGGGCTCTACCGCACGATTACGGGCAAGGGCCGCTTCGAGCCGGATTACTCGCTGTGCAACTTTTTGATGTCTTTTGTGGAAGTGGAAGTGGATACCGAAACCGGCCAGGTAAGCCTTACGAATGTGGTCAATGCCACGGATTGCGGTCAGATCATCTCGCCCAAAGTCCTCAACGGCCAGCTCCACGGAGCTTTTGGGTCGGCCGGGCTGGATACCGCCCTGTTTGAGGAGAGCGTTCTGGATGAAGCCAGCGGCCGCATGCTCAACGGCAACATGGTGGATTACAAATGGCGGACGTTCACCGATCTGCCCAATTTTACCAACGTGATCCTGGAAACGCCCATACCCAGCCACCGCTTCAAAGCCGTCGGGGTCGGTGAAATCGCCACCTCGCCCGGTCCCAGCGCCGTGCTCATGGCAGTTTACAACGCCATCGGTACGCGTATCACCAGCTATCCGGTAACCGCCGACAAAATTCTCAATGCCTTGGGGAAAATAAAAGAGAAGGGAACAACGTGA
- a CDS encoding (2Fe-2S)-binding protein, with amino-acid sequence MNTQQQQSQTRHTIHLNVNGTDYALAIGEAVGTVAPSDTLAHTLRETLGLTGTKISCDQGSCGACTVIMNGKPILSCMTLTVECDGARVETIEGLEDADSGELHPLQQSFVDNSAFQCGFCTPGILMSTKSLIDQDPHPTRDSIKQALSGHFCRCISHYEVIDAVCEATAKGGDHE; translated from the coding sequence ATGAATACGCAACAACAACAAAGCCAAACGCGTCACACCATTCACCTCAACGTCAACGGAACGGACTACGCCCTTGCCATCGGAGAGGCCGTTGGAACGGTGGCCCCGTCAGACACCCTGGCCCATACCTTGCGCGAAACGCTGGGCCTGACCGGCACCAAGATCAGCTGCGATCAGGGATCCTGCGGGGCATGCACGGTCATCATGAACGGCAAACCGATTCTTTCCTGCATGACCCTGACCGTGGAATGTGACGGCGCCCGGGTGGAAACCATCGAGGGGCTGGAAGATGCCGACAGCGGAGAATTGCATCCCCTGCAGCAGTCATTTGTGGACAACAGCGCCTTTCAATGTGGATTCTGCACCCCGGGAATCCTGATGAGCACCAAGTCACTGATCGACCAGGATCCGCACCCCACACGGGACTCCATCAAACAGGCGTTATCCGGTCATTTCTGCCGCTGTATTTCTCACTACGAGGTTATCGACGCTGTGTGCGAAGCGACTGCAAAGGGAGGCGACCATGAGTAG
- a CDS encoding IclR family transcriptional regulator, whose product MKKSTKKTSRDKYMVPAVEQALKVLFRIAQSESAHMNLTQICEQTEIHKGTAFCILHTLRKYGIVQTAGRGKGYTLGPGLIGLSRRFLDSLSPTKLAEPLLRELAVKSGATAALGLIADQNVFVAAKHEGGNPLGLTMRVGHRFPLTYGCHGKAIAAFLPEKDLDALLQEEKLYFHGNPSKFDRNRLEAEIIQCREQWFAEDMEETVAGLNVIASPVLGPNQRPIGYIAILGLPSAEAARQCGEMVAEAGKALSRQTGAVV is encoded by the coding sequence ATGAAAAAATCCACCAAGAAGACATCCAGAGACAAATACATGGTTCCGGCCGTTGAGCAGGCGCTGAAGGTACTGTTTCGCATCGCCCAGAGCGAATCGGCGCACATGAACCTGACCCAAATCTGCGAGCAGACGGAGATTCACAAAGGCACGGCTTTCTGCATCCTTCATACCCTGCGCAAATACGGCATCGTTCAAACCGCCGGCCGGGGCAAGGGCTACACCCTGGGCCCCGGGCTGATCGGTCTCTCGCGGCGATTTCTCGATTCGCTCAGCCCCACCAAGCTGGCCGAACCGCTGCTCAGGGAACTGGCCGTAAAGTCAGGCGCCACGGCAGCGCTGGGCCTTATCGCCGACCAGAACGTTTTTGTCGCGGCCAAGCACGAAGGCGGCAATCCGCTGGGTCTTACCATGCGTGTCGGCCACCGTTTCCCGCTGACCTACGGATGCCATGGAAAGGCCATTGCCGCTTTTCTTCCGGAAAAGGACCTCGACGCCCTGCTTCAGGAAGAAAAACTTTATTTCCATGGCAACCCGTCCAAATTCGATCGCAACAGGCTGGAAGCGGAGATCATCCAATGCCGCGAGCAGTGGTTTGCCGAAGATATGGAGGAGACCGTTGCCGGCCTCAATGTCATTGCATCGCCGGTGCTCGGTCCCAATCAACGTCCGATCGGCTACATCGCAATCCTCGGACTCCCCTCCGCCGAAGCGGCAAGGCAGTGCGGGGAAATGGTCGCGGAAGCGGGAAAAGCCCTGTCCCGGCAAACGGGTGCCGTTGTTTAG
- the nifA gene encoding nif-specific transcriptional activator NifA — protein MENKIFELELNTLYAISQKFGQVLDLDHTLMSILEILSRNLTMERGTVTLKEKDTGLLKIIASHGLDPLEQKRGIYHPGEGITGAIFETAQPFAIPDIGKEPLFLNRTQARNLTKNSIAFIGVPIVLNNEPIGVLSVDRLFGPEIDFKEDIRFLTIVATLMAQFVQLNRQVERREEHLLTENRSLRAEVSAKYNHFFAVGVSPAMQTLNKMIRKVAPSRASVLLLGESGTGKTLTARIIHELSQRRRNPFAKVNCAALPDNLIESELFGHEKGAFTGATQMKKGRLEEADTGTIFLDEIGELPMPVQAKLLRFLQERDFERLGSTQTRKVDVRIIAATNIDLNKAVEEGRFRSDLFYRLNVFPISIPPLRRRKADLPLLVDYFIAKTAREYGRQFFFSAECMEILAAYNWPGNVRELENLIERVAIMAESNQIQTSMLPAYLFNSNSQQATYETQPSAPLSAATPTTSRLEVMEREALLESLARNDWVQQKAAREIGLTLRQMGYRVKKFKLDKIIRENKQRNVQFKDLST, from the coding sequence ATGGAAAACAAGATTTTTGAACTTGAATTAAACACCCTTTACGCCATCAGCCAGAAATTTGGCCAGGTCCTCGATCTGGATCACACGCTGATGTCCATTCTGGAGATTCTTTCCAGGAATCTTACCATGGAGCGGGGGACCGTTACCCTGAAAGAGAAAGATACCGGTCTTCTCAAAATCATTGCCTCCCACGGGCTGGATCCGCTTGAGCAGAAGCGTGGCATCTACCATCCGGGGGAGGGCATTACCGGGGCTATCTTTGAAACAGCCCAGCCGTTTGCGATTCCTGACATCGGCAAGGAACCGCTTTTTCTGAACCGCACCCAGGCGCGTAACCTGACCAAAAACAGCATTGCATTTATCGGCGTACCGATTGTATTGAACAATGAACCCATCGGCGTGCTCAGCGTTGACCGGCTTTTTGGCCCCGAGATCGATTTCAAGGAGGATATCCGTTTTCTGACCATTGTTGCCACACTGATGGCGCAATTTGTTCAACTCAACCGCCAGGTCGAGCGGCGTGAGGAACATCTGCTCACGGAAAACCGCAGCCTGCGGGCCGAGGTTTCGGCCAAGTACAATCATTTTTTTGCGGTGGGCGTCAGCCCGGCGATGCAAACGCTGAACAAAATGATTCGCAAGGTGGCTCCCAGCCGCGCATCGGTGCTGTTGCTCGGTGAGTCCGGAACCGGGAAAACGCTCACTGCGCGGATCATCCATGAGTTAAGTCAGCGGCGCAGAAATCCATTCGCCAAGGTCAATTGCGCCGCACTGCCGGACAACCTCATTGAATCTGAGCTGTTCGGGCATGAGAAGGGCGCTTTTACCGGAGCGACCCAGATGAAGAAGGGGCGCCTTGAGGAAGCCGACACCGGCACGATTTTTCTCGACGAAATTGGAGAGCTGCCCATGCCGGTTCAGGCGAAACTGCTGCGCTTCCTGCAGGAAAGAGATTTTGAGCGCCTGGGAAGCACGCAGACCCGCAAGGTGGATGTGCGCATTATCGCCGCTACCAATATCGACCTGAATAAGGCCGTTGAGGAGGGCCGCTTCCGCTCTGACCTGTTTTACCGCCTGAATGTCTTCCCCATCTCCATTCCTCCACTTAGGAGAAGAAAAGCGGACTTGCCCCTGCTGGTCGATTATTTCATTGCCAAGACCGCCCGCGAGTATGGTCGGCAGTTTTTCTTTTCGGCCGAGTGTATGGAAATTCTGGCCGCCTACAATTGGCCGGGAAATGTCCGGGAACTGGAAAACCTCATTGAGCGTGTCGCCATCATGGCTGAAAGCAACCAAATTCAAACCAGCATGCTTCCGGCCTATCTGTTCAACAGCAATTCTCAGCAAGCCACTTACGAAACACAACCTTCTGCTCCCCTTTCTGCCGCCACACCAACGACATCCAGGCTTGAAGTCATGGAGCGGGAAGCGCTGCTGGAATCCCTGGCGCGGAATGACTGGGTGCAACAGAAAGCGGCCCGCGAAATTGGCTTGACGCTACGCCAGATGGGCTATCGGGTGAAGAAATTCAAACTGGATAAGATTATCCGCGAAAACAAACAGCGCAATGTGCAGTTCAAAGACCTCTCAACCTGA
- the nifH gene encoding nitrogenase iron protein: MRKIAIYGKGGIGKSTTTQNTVAGLVEMGQKVMVVGCDPKADSTRLLLGGLAQKTVLDTLREEGEDVELEDVRKIGFGGTLCTESGGPEPGVGCAGRGIITSINLLEQLGAYADSEELDYAFYDVLGDVVCGGFAMPIREGKAQEIYIVVSGEMMAMYAANNICKGIVKFAEAGGVRLGGLICNSRNVDKEQDLIEELAKRLGTQMIHFIPRDNVVQRAEINRKTVIEFDPKDPQADEYRALAKKIAENELKVIPTPMAIEDLEKLLIDYGFMD, translated from the coding sequence ATGAGGAAAATAGCAATTTACGGCAAAGGCGGAATCGGCAAATCCACAACCACACAAAATACGGTGGCGGGTTTGGTAGAAATGGGACAGAAAGTGATGGTCGTTGGTTGCGATCCCAAGGCGGACTCCACGCGGCTCTTGTTGGGCGGGCTGGCACAGAAAACCGTTTTGGACACCCTTCGTGAGGAAGGCGAAGATGTCGAGCTGGAAGATGTTCGCAAGATTGGATTTGGCGGAACGTTATGTACGGAGTCTGGGGGGCCGGAGCCGGGTGTCGGCTGCGCCGGTCGGGGGATTATCACTTCCATCAACCTGCTTGAACAACTCGGTGCCTATGCGGACAGCGAAGAGCTGGATTATGCTTTCTACGATGTTCTCGGCGACGTGGTTTGCGGTGGTTTCGCCATGCCCATCCGCGAGGGCAAGGCCCAGGAAATCTACATCGTCGTCTCCGGCGAGATGATGGCCATGTACGCGGCCAACAACATCTGCAAGGGAATTGTGAAGTTTGCGGAAGCCGGCGGGGTGCGCCTGGGTGGACTGATCTGCAACAGCCGTAATGTGGACAAGGAGCAGGACTTGATCGAGGAGCTTGCCAAACGGCTTGGCACCCAGATGATTCACTTCATTCCCAGGGACAACGTGGTACAGCGGGCCGAGATCAATCGGAAAACCGTGATCGAATTTGATCCCAAGGATCCCCAGGCGGATGAATACCGGGCCCTGGCCAAAAAGATTGCGGAGAACGAACTGAAGGTGATCCCCACGCCGATGGCCATAGAAGATCTCGAAAAACTGCTGATCGACTACGGTTTTATGGACTAA
- a CDS encoding P-II family nitrogen regulator yields MIMIRSIVRPEKADDVLAALMEAGFPAVTRLSVVGRGKQRGIKIGEITYDKIPKEMLITVVKDGAKEFVIKTIMDAARTGEKGAFGDGKIFITPVDESYTISSGIKETETGEPEEVKI; encoded by the coding sequence ATGATAATGATTCGATCGATCGTCAGGCCGGAAAAGGCAGATGATGTTCTCGCCGCATTGATGGAAGCTGGGTTTCCAGCGGTTACCAGGCTTTCCGTGGTTGGACGGGGTAAGCAGCGGGGTATCAAAATCGGTGAAATTACCTACGATAAGATTCCTAAGGAAATGCTCATTACCGTGGTGAAAGACGGCGCTAAGGAATTTGTCATCAAAACCATTATGGATGCGGCGCGGACCGGAGAAAAAGGCGCCTTTGGCGATGGAAAAATTTTCATTACACCAGTAGACGAATCCTACACCATCAGTTCGGGAATCAAAGAAACGGAAACCGGCGAGCCTGAAGAGGTAAAAATATGA
- a CDS encoding P-II family nitrogen regulator codes for MKEIMAIVRMNMINQTRKALTEVGVSSMTANDALGRGAGLVDMSLLKGAEQGYEEAISQLGQSNRLIPKRMIIIVSKDKHVDKIVKTIIKVNQTGKPGDGKIFVLPVADSISVRTAEDGDSTLDDL; via the coding sequence ATGAAAGAAATAATGGCCATTGTCCGAATGAATATGATCAATCAAACCCGGAAGGCATTGACCGAAGTGGGTGTCTCTTCAATGACGGCCAACGATGCCCTGGGGCGGGGCGCCGGTTTGGTTGACATGAGCCTGCTTAAGGGCGCCGAACAGGGATACGAAGAGGCCATATCCCAGCTCGGCCAAAGCAATCGGCTGATTCCCAAACGAATGATCATTATTGTTTCCAAGGATAAGCATGTTGATAAAATCGTAAAAACCATCATCAAAGTGAACCAGACCGGCAAACCCGGTGACGGAAAGATATTCGTGCTGCCGGTAGCCGATTCGATAAGCGTAAGAACCGCCGAAGACGGTGATTCCACCTTAGATGATTTATAG
- a CDS encoding nitrogenase component I subunit alpha: protein MTVMPDKKTEYEESATSWRELDPEEVKKGIMAKYPPKVARKRSKHFVVNKKKDEQSYEPIQANVRTIPGIISQRGCCYAGCKGVVMGPTRDIINLTHGPIGCGFYSWLTRRNQTDPSTTPDGHNFMTYCFSTDIEDKEVIFGGEKKLKQAIQEAFDIFKPKMISVFSTCPIGLIGDDIHSVTREMQEKLGITIFGFSCEGYKGVSQSAGHHVANNGLFMHVIGQDDTVQEGEYKVNLLGEYNIGGDEFIIDELFEKCGIKIISTFSGNSSVDHFRNSHTADLNLIMCHRSINYVADMMEEKYGIPWMKINFLGAKSTAASLRKIAQYYGDQKLIDRVEEVIAEEMVDVEKAQADVQTRLKGKLAMMFVGGSRAHHYQELFNEMGMQTIAAGYEFAHRDDYEGRHVLPSITVDSDSRNIEELDVEKDPTRYNPRIPEDEMEQEERHGIKLKTYDGMMPDMEENFTYSIDDISQYETEKMIEIYKPAIFCAGIKEKYMVQKHGMPMKQLHSYDSGGPYAVFKGAINFYYEIDRMINSKVWGHIRAPWEENPELAAMYANE, encoded by the coding sequence ATGACGGTTATGCCCGACAAAAAAACCGAATATGAAGAAAGCGCAACATCATGGCGGGAGCTCGATCCTGAAGAAGTAAAAAAAGGGATCATGGCCAAATACCCCCCCAAGGTGGCGCGCAAACGATCCAAGCATTTTGTCGTCAATAAGAAGAAAGATGAGCAAAGCTACGAGCCAATTCAAGCCAATGTGAGAACTATCCCCGGGATTATATCCCAGCGGGGATGCTGCTATGCCGGGTGCAAGGGCGTGGTCATGGGGCCCACGCGTGACATCATCAATCTGACACACGGCCCCATTGGGTGCGGGTTTTACTCCTGGCTGACCCGGCGCAACCAGACCGATCCATCCACGACGCCGGATGGGCATAACTTCATGACTTATTGCTTCTCGACCGACATAGAGGACAAAGAGGTTATTTTCGGTGGAGAAAAGAAGCTGAAACAAGCCATTCAGGAAGCCTTTGATATTTTCAAACCCAAAATGATCTCCGTGTTTTCCACCTGCCCGATCGGATTGATCGGTGACGATATTCATTCCGTCACCCGGGAAATGCAGGAAAAACTCGGTATCACCATCTTCGGCTTCAGTTGTGAGGGATACAAGGGGGTCAGCCAGTCCGCCGGCCACCATGTGGCCAATAACGGATTGTTTATGCATGTCATCGGCCAGGATGACACGGTTCAGGAAGGCGAATACAAAGTCAACCTGTTGGGAGAGTATAACATCGGCGGGGATGAATTCATCATTGATGAACTGTTCGAAAAGTGTGGTATCAAAATTATTTCCACCTTTTCCGGTAACTCCAGCGTCGACCATTTCAGAAACTCCCACACGGCCGACCTGAACCTGATCATGTGCCACCGTTCCATCAACTATGTGGCCGACATGATGGAAGAGAAGTATGGTATCCCCTGGATGAAAATCAATTTTCTGGGGGCCAAGTCGACTGCCGCTTCTCTGCGTAAGATTGCCCAGTATTACGGGGATCAGAAGCTCATCGACCGCGTGGAAGAGGTCATCGCTGAAGAAATGGTAGACGTGGAAAAAGCCCAGGCCGATGTCCAGACCAGGCTGAAAGGCAAGCTGGCCATGATGTTCGTCGGCGGCTCCCGCGCGCATCATTATCAAGAGTTGTTCAACGAGATGGGTATGCAGACCATTGCCGCCGGTTACGAGTTCGCCCATCGTGACGATTACGAAGGGCGCCATGTCCTGCCGTCAATCACGGTAGACTCCGACAGTCGGAACATCGAAGAACTCGACGTTGAAAAAGATCCAACACGATACAATCCGCGAATTCCCGAAGATGAAATGGAACAAGAGGAACGACACGGAATCAAGCTGAAGACCTATGATGGCATGATGCCCGATATGGAGGAAAACTTTACCTACTCGATTGACGATATCAGCCAGTACGAAACCGAGAAGATGATCGAGATTTACAAACCGGCCATTTTCTGCGCGGGCATCAAAGAGAAATACATGGTGCAGAAACACGGCATGCCGATGAAACAGCTGCACAGCTATGATTCCGGTGGACCCTACGCCGTCTTCAAAGGAGCGATCAATTTTTATTATGAAATCGACCGTATGATTAACAGCAAGGTGTGGGGCCACATCCGGGCTCCCTGGGAAGAAAACCCCGAGCTAGCCGCCATGTATGCGAATGAATAG